AACCATACAGAATCCAAATCTGTTACCATCAAAACGAATCTTAGTTTCCTTCGCCATAAATTAGGAAAAGATATTTCCCAAACGGAAGTGACAGAAATCTTAAACCGACTTGGGTTTACTGTCACAAACAAAGAAGAAGAACTTTCGGTTCTTGTTCCAAGGTACAGACAAAATTATGATGTGACGATTCCTGAAGATCTTGTGGAAGAAATTGGAAGGACTATCGGATACGCCTCCATCCAAACACAAGCACTTTCTATGGCAGTGGAAACACCCATTCGAAATCCACTCCGTGAGTTGGAACGAAGAATAAAAAACTTCCTCGCTTTGGAAGTGGGATTTAATGAAGTTTATAATTATTCTTTTGCTTCACCGACAGATGCCAAATTAGAATCATCACAAGAAAATTCCTCTTTAAAAATTGCAAACGAAATGCCCGACGAACATTCGTTACTACGAAACAGTTTGTTTCCTGGATTAATCAAACAAGCAAAAGTCAACCAAGACCGATTTGAAACTGTCAATCTTTTTGAGTTAGGAAGGACCTACCATAAAGAAGGAAAAGGTTCTGATTTGGCTGAGGAAAGACGTTGGCTCGCCATTCTTTCTCTTTCCAAAAATAAACCAAATGATTTGTCTGCGGTTGAATTGGAATTTCTTCATTTAAGAGAAACTATTTCAGAACTTTTTTTATACCTAAACCTTCCTAAGTTCGAATGGACCAAAACAACAAGAAACTACTTTCATCCCAATGCTGGACTTGTTTTAAATTATGATGGAATTGAAATTGTTGAGCTTGGAATTCTTCACACGCGTTATGCGGACGATTACGATTTAAAACGTCGCGCCATTCTCTCTAAAATCAATATGGAAAAGTTGGCGGATGTTTGGGAAAAACAGGGTAGAAACTCACATTTTATTCCTCCATCCAACTTTCCTCAAGGCCAACTCGATCTTTCCTTGTTAATGAACGAAAAAGATTCTACAGAATCCTTTGCAAGTTTAGTGCATACGATGAAGATTCCAGAGCTCGAATCTGTTTTTGTGCAGACCATCTTCAAAGGGGACTCTGTGGGCGAAGGAAAAAAATCTGTCACATATAGGTTTCAACTTATGTCCTATGACAAGACCTTTACCCAAGAAAGGTTCAAAGAACTTTCAGATTCACTCGTTGAAACGGCAAAGGCAAACGGATACAGCTTACGATAAATTTGCTTTGACAAATCCCGATTTTTATCGGGAAATCATCCGAGTTTATGCGGACGCTCCTAACAGTCATTTTGTCGGGTTTGGTATTGTCTTGTTCCCGATTGGAAATTCAGAAATCCATTACTGATGACAGTTTTGTTCCGCAAAAAATCGATTATGCGATCGCCGCAGGTATTGACGTTAATTTTCAAAAACTTCGGTGGACTCCTATTTTTAAAAATAACTTGAGTTTGGGTTTCCAATCAAACCACGTTTACCTTCGCATCAAAGCTACAAACCCAACCTCTGTTAATAAGCTGATCCTTGATCTAGGAAACCCCCATCTTGACATGGTTCGTGTTTATGAAGAGGGAAATCCAGAACCCATCAAAGAAGGTGGTGACTTTATTGCTCATTCTCACTGGGATGCTTTTTCCAAATCCATTGCCTTCGAACTGGATTGGAAAGAAAATGAAACCAAAACACTCATTTTGGAAACCAAATCGTCATCAAACGTTAGTTATTTGATTCGTTTTTACTCAAAGGAAACATTTTACCTAAAAGAAAATTTAGAGAACACCATCCTTGGCTTTTTTTATGGAACCATCTTCATCATGGTGATTTATAACTTATTCATTTATTTTATCTTAAAAGAAAAAGCATACATCTCCTATTCCATTTCTATTTTTTTTAATTTAATGCTACAAATGTATCTAAATGGAATTCTAAACCAAGTAATCACTTTAGATCATCCAGAAATTCACAATCGGATTGGGAGTATCATTGTGACTTGTTCTGCATTATCAGGTTGGACATTTGCCCAACAGACTTTGAATCTTCGAGAATTAAATCCTTGGTCATACAGACTCATCCAATCACTAAAAATAATTGTTTTATTTTATATTTTAATTCCCTATTCCTACTTACCCATCGACGTTGCTGTTCGTTTAGGAAATTTAATCGCCCAACTATTTGTAGTTTCTGTTCTTCTAGTTGCGATAGTCAATTACAGTACGGGAAACAAACAAGCAAGGTTGTTCCTCATTGGCTGGAGTACTTTGCTCTTTGGAATTTTAATGTACACTTTGATGCAAAATGGAATTTTGCCCGTGAATGTATTTACGATTTATGGAAACCAAATCGGATCTACCTTAGAAGCAGCAATCTTGTCGTTAGCACTTGCAAATAAAATCAATGAACTAAAAGAAGAAAAGGCCAAAACACAAGCAGAAGCCTTGGTCACTCTCGAAGAAAAAGTAAGAGAACGGACTAAGACTTTGGATGAATCCTTAAATCTGATTAAAAAGGATTTGAACGTTGCCAAAAAAATCCAAAAGACTTTGTTCTCGGATATCAAAACCAGTGATCCAAGAATACATTTCCATTCCTACTACCAATCTATGTCTGAAGTAGGCGGAGATTTCTATGACCTAACGCAAGTAAAGCCAGACTACTATCGTATTTTTGTTGCCGATGCTACTGGGCACGGAATCCAAGCAGCTCTTATCACTATGGCAATCAAAGCAGAATATGAATCATTAAAAGTAATTTATGACCATCCGGATGATTTGGTATTTCATATAAACCAAATCTTTATTAATAAATACAGCAATATCCAAACCATTTTTACATGTTCTGTTTGTGATATTGATTTAAAAAACAAATTACTTTTCTATGCTTCTGCAGGTCATCCCGACCAAATCCATCAGAGAATTCATGACATAAAACTACTTCCCAGAACAGGGAAAATCATTGGTCTTATGGATCATACCCAATACCGACTCATAGAACACCAAATTGAAGAAGGAGATCGTATCTTTTTGTTCACCGATGGAATTTTTGAACAGTTCAATGAAGAAAAAGAACTGTTTGGCGAAGATAGATTGTATGAAATATTAAAAGAGAACCTAAAGATGAGTTTAGATCATACAATGGCAAAAGTACTCAGTGAACTAGCTTCGTTTACCGAAGGGGATGTAAAACAAGACGACATTACATTTATCGGTTGCGAAATTCAAAGTCTAAGTTGATTTTGATATCCATGTCCTATTCCGAAATTCCAGTTTTTACAAAACCATTCATCCACCCTTCCGCTACCGCCTTCGGTATGATAGAATATGGAACTTCTGTTTCTCTTTGGCCAGGAGCTGTGGTTCGTGCCGATATGAACTCCATCAAATTAGGTAATTACGTTAACATCCAAGACAATTCCACTCTCCATACAGATAGCACAAGTCCTATATCCATCGGCGAATGGACATTAGTTGGTCATAATGTAATGATTCACGGCTGTAAAATTGGTAGAGGAGTTCTTGTAGGCATTGGTTCTATCGTTCTTGATAATGCTGAAATTGGCGATGGTTCACAAATTGCGGCAGGATGTATGATTCGAGGTGGTAAAAAAATTCCTCCTCGATCTCTTGTAGTCCCCGATGGATCTGATATTAAAATTTTTCCCGGAAAAGCAAAACCAGAACTAACAGTAGCGGGATGTATTGAATATGCTCACTTATCGGTTCGTTTTGAAAAAAACATCTTTGTTCCCTTTCAAAAAGAAGAAGAAGTTCATTTTGTAACTCAAGCAAAAGATATCATTACAAAGCTTGGGATCTAACATACCCAAATTCTTTTTTCTATTGTCTAAGTGATATCTCTCTTATGAAAAAAATTATAGATAAAATCCAAATCCTGGGAATTTTTTCCATTACCCAAACTGTATTCCAAATTGGAACAGTGCTGATCATGTCCGTTTCAGCCTTGGCAGGGCAAAACATCGCACCCTCTCCCGAATCAGCGTCCTTACCCATTTCCTTTGTCATTCTAGGAACCCTCCTTGGTTTGTTTCCTGCATCAAGAATGATGAAATGGAAAGGAAGTAAGTTTGGTTTACTCACTGGAACAGTGATTGGAATTTTCGGAGCTATTCTCGCATCCTATGCGATGTACGAGAGAAATTTTATTCTTTTTTCCATAGCACACTTGTTATATGGATTCCATCAATCCTTTATACAATACTTACGATTTGTGGCAATGGAATCGGTTCCCACACATGATAGGGCAAGTGCTTTGTCATGGATTTTGATAGCTGGAATTCCCGCAGCTTTCCTTGGTCCATTGGCAGGACTTCACGGGATCCAACTCATTCCTGATTCCTTGTACTTGGGATGTTATATCATCCTTATTTTAAGTTTGTCATTACAATTTGTTTTTGTTAGTTTTCTTCCCACACCTTCCAAACCAACAAACGAAAACCATACGAAAGATTTAGAATCTTCTCCCAGAGAAGCAGTAAGACCTCTTTCCTATCATGTTAAAAACTTTGGACTTTGGGTCTCTGTTTTGGCGACTGGTTTTAGTTTTGGACTGATGGCTATGCTTATGTCTGCCGTTCCTGTGGCGATGAAAACACATGGACACGCGATGCACGCCTCTACTACTGTTTTACAATGGCATGTACTCGGAATGTACATCCCTTCTTTTTTCTCAGGACAATTGGTACGAAAAATGACAGCTCCTTATCTCATTCTACTTGGAATTTTTGTGATGGGACTCGAAAGTTTTGCAGCCTTACAAGGAACAGGATTTTTACCATTCGCAGTGGCCCTCATTCTACTCGGAATTGGATGGAATTTTATGTATGTGGGAGGAACCAATCTACTTGTGGAACAATACCACCCTTCAGAAAAAAATACCATTCAAGCGATTAACGATACCATTGTTTACTCTATGGCAATCCTTTCAACATATAGCGCAGGTTATTTGGAAAATAAAATTGGTTGGCTTCGTTTAAATTTGGTAAGTATTCCTTTTCTCGTTTTGATTACAATTTTTATTATTGTTTATATCGAACGCAATCGAAGGAATTTAAAAGTTATTCATTAAATGATCTTTCTTCCGGCTTTGATTTTGGCAGAAAAATCTTTTGCCATTTCAATCCGGAGTTTCCCTTCTGCGTATCTTCTTTTTTCCAAGTCTGTTTCTAAACGTAAGGGAGGGACTGGACAAGGTTTTTTATTTTCATCCAAAGCAACAAACGAGAGATAGGCTGTGGTTGCGCGAACCATCTCACCGGTATAGGGATTCTCACGATTGACTTGAACTCCCACTTCCATGGAAGTGTTTCCCACATAATTGACCATTGCTTTTAAATTGACATGATCCCCAATTTGAATTGGTGTTATGAAATTAATTCGATCAATACTTACGGTTACAGCCTCATGACCGGAATGCCTTTGCGCAGACATTGCGGCGATCAAATCGATCCAACTCATGATGGCACCACCGAATGCTGTTCCGTAATGATTTGCATCATTGGGAAGTACAATATGCCTTGTTTCTACTGCAGATTCTTGGGGTGACTTAGCGGGTAAATCGTTAGGATTCGTCACAATGAGGATAACTTCCTCTTGACCAATCACGAAGGAAAGGCTTTTTTAAGGATTCTTGGGACCAGTTTCATTCGTCCAATAAAAAGCAAATGCTGAAAGATAAACATAAATATGTCTACTGGACGAAGTTCCGAAAGGACACAAGTCCTCTACTTCGCAGGTTTCTTTTGGCCGCCTCAGGTTTGTTTGTCGTTGCAGCATGCTTACATATTGTACCCCTTTTAACACACCAAGGGGAAGTTGATTATCTTTTTTTTACCGTAGACCTCAGCTTTGCTGCGATTCTTTTTTTAGAATTTCTCTTAAAAAACAAAGTACCATTAATCATTCGTGTTTTTAGTTTAATCTGTACAACTATATTTATCTCTGTATTGTCCTATATGAGAAGCGGCCTTTTGGGTAGTGCAGAAATTTCAATAGCATTTATGATTGTTTCTTTTTTTGTTTTTCTTCCGCCCATCTTAAGTTTAATTTCTTCGCTCCTTGTATCGTTACTTCCTGCATTATTTGGTGGACTCGTTTATTTTTCATGGATTCAATTCCCGAATTCATTAGGAATTAGAAATAATAATCCTAGAGAATGGATTTTTAATTCTATCAGTTTAATTCTATTTTCTGTTTTAACTGGTTTTTTAATCCAAAGACTACGATCAAAATTAATTAAAAATATAATTTATCTCAAAGAGTCGAGAAGCAAAATATTAAAATCTCAGAAACATATCGATAAACTAGCGTTTTATGATTCATTAACACATCTACCAAACAGACATCTTTTTGAAAAAATAATTCAAAATAGAATCAACTCAGGTGTATCAGAATCATTTCTACTTTTGATCAATCTAAAGGGACTCAAGGTAATCAATGCTTTACATGGAATCGGATTTGGGGACCAAATCCTTACCTTAACAGGATGTGTGCTTAAATTATTTACTGATGAAAAACCAGACATACTGGTTGCGAGTTTGGGTGGCGACGAATTTATACTCTGGATCGAAAACTCAAGCAAAACCAAAATCGAAGAGGCAATCGTTAAATTTGATCTCAACAATAACGAATTATTAACGCCAGAACGGCTAGGACATAGATTACAATATAGAGTTTCAGGAATCCAGTTTCCCCAAGATGCGAATCATCTAGATGAAATTATACGCAAACTTTCTATAGCGATGAATGTGGCAAGAGATGGAATTTTAACAAAATTGGTTTGGTTCCAAACAGGAATGGAGTCGAAGATTGAAAGAGAACAAAAATTAAAGAATTATTTGGAGAAGGCAATCAACGGAAACAACTTCAAGATAGCTTACCAAGAAAAAGTCGACATTACTTCTAAACAAACTGTGGGACTTGAGGCTCTCGCCAGGTGGAGTCTACCCGAATTCGGAGATATAACTCCCGATGAATTTATACCCATCATCACCAAATCTGAGTTAATTGTTCCGTTTGGAAAATGTATTTTTGAAAAAGTAATTTCTCATATTCCTCGTTTATTAGAATCTTTTGGAAAACAAATTCAAGTCTCTATCAATATTTCACCTATCTTCTTTTTATATCCAAATTTCAACGAGTACATCATTCGTTATCTATTAGATCACAAGATTGATCCAAAAATTTTAATATTCGAAATTACAGAAGATGTATTCTTAGATGAAATAGAAACCATCCAAGAAATTGTATCCGAACTCAGATCGAAAGGAATCTCTGTATCGTTGGATGATTTTGGAAAAGGTTACTCCTCCCTTCATTATATGCAAAAAATACAATTTGATGAATTAAAAATTGATAAATCTTTTTTAGATGACATTGCATGTTCTGATCGAAACTTTCTGCTTTTAGAATCCATTTGCCATTTAGCTGATTCATTAGGGCTCAAAACCATTGCAGAAGGTATTGAAAACGAAGAACAACTTCTCCGTCTCAAACAAACCTCTTGTCACGTTGTCCAAGGGTATCTATACTCAAGGCCACAGATTCTTTTTGATTGAATATAAGCAAATCTGCGAATCTACTTTATTTTCGACTCTTTCTTTAGTTGCAGGGAAAAAACTAATCTGAAATTATATCCTCTATGGGACAAGGTCATAATCATTCTAATCACGACCATCACTCGCACGATCACCACCACCATACCTCATCCTCGTCTAAAAACTTAGCATGGGCGTTCGCACTTAACTTAAGTTTTTCGCTCTTAGAGTTAGTAGGTGGAATTTTTTCCAATAGTATCGCCATTATTTCCGATGCCTTTCACGACTTTGGTGATGCATTGTCTCTTGCCCTTGTTTGGTATCTCCAAAAAGTTTCTACAAAACCGAAAGACAATTATTTTGATTATGGTTACAAACGATTCTCAATATTAGGTGCACTTATTATTTCTGTCATTCTTTCTGTTGGATCTATTTTTATGATCATTGAATCAATTAAAAGATTCATTACTCCAGAAGAAACCAAAGCTGATATTATGTTTGTATTGGCAATCGTTGGCGTTGTGGTCAATGGAGCCGCCATGATCCGATTGAATCATGGTAAATCATTAACAGAGAAAGCAGTTTTTCTACATTTTTTAGAGGATATACTTGGATGGGTCGCAGTTCTTATCGGAAGTATTGTTATGATGTATTTTACATTCCCTTGGTTTGATCCTTTGCTCTCGCTAGCAATTGCTTTATGGATCTTATGGAATGCCTATGGTAACATTAAACAGGTGATGGTAGTCATGTTACAGGCGGTTCCGGAATCTATCGATCGTAGAGATTTAATCGACAAATGGGAAAAAATCAAAGGGATTCACTCCGTACATGATATTAAAATCTGGAGTTTAGATGGTAATCATCATGTAGCCTCTTTACACGTACTGATAGATAAAACTGTAAAACTAAATGAGTTTCAAAAAGTAAAAGAGAGAATTCGAAAGGTTGCCCTAGATTTTGAAATCATCCATACAACCATCGAACTAGAAACAGACGCTGAAGCATGCAAACTACATTCAGAATAAATCTGTTTGAGTTTCTCCCTTTTTAGTGTCAATGTCTTACCATTCGTGAGGTACCTGTAAGAAGGAAGCCAAAAGAATTAGTTTATAACTATTGCCAGATTTTTTATCACCGTATATTCTCATTTTCTTTCCTATAGAGACCAGGTAAAAAACGTTCGAACTGACCCACCTCTTCGATGTTATGTTTGATCCAAGCCAATCCGTGTTTTTTGTCAAAGAACAAAAATTCAAATAGCGGTCGCATCAACTTAAAACTAAAACCTTTCCATCCCACAAGCAAACAATTCTCGTAACGGGTTCCGTGTGCGGTTTCTTTAAAACTATATTCCATTCTTGCAATAGGCAAAATCCCATTCAAACGAGGATTATGAATAAATCCATCCTCATCCAATTTTTCAATCGGACTCACTACATTCACTAAATAGCTTTTTTGCCTACCTAAGTATTCAACGATTCTAAGTTCAGCACCTGGCCCTACACTTCCATCCGGTTTTCTTTTTTCGTAACTTACATGAACATGGTCTTCGGGATGCCACACATGGTACCGATTATAAACACCTCCCTCATATTCTATATCCCCTTCCAAATGTTGAAACCACCAAACTAACATTCTAGGATGGATTCCCTTTAATGTATCATGTCGAATCCAATATTTGATTCGTCCATCTGGCAAAACCTCTCTTCCAGATTCTGCCGAATCCACAGACTTCCGATTCCAATGAATTTGTAACTTTGGCAAAAGTCCCAATTTAACCTTTTTCATACCAATCTCCCTAGTATAGTAAACGCTATACTTAAATATTTTCCATGTAAAGTGATTACTATACAAAAAATCAATCGAAAAATCTGACGGGAGGTAAAAAATGATTCAAAAGAGCCGAATGGATATTGATGAAACTGACCTTAAAACTACTACAAAACGAATTTAGCGCTTACGAAAATCCGCAATCGGAGAAAGAACAGGACATAGTCATGGCAGCGGAAGATGTTTTTGCAGAGTTTGGCTTTGCCGGTGCCACAACTGCGGAATTAGCCAAAAGGGCTGGTGTTACAGAACGTACGCTTTTTAAATATTTTCTTTCTAAGTTTGATTTATACAAAAGGATTTTGTCAGGTTTACTATTATCCACAATTGTTCCCGGTCATATGTCAGACCTAAAAGAAAGATTACAATCACTGAAACCAAACTTCAAGGACTGGTATATTTCCATACTCAAAGCACGATGGGAAGCGGTATCCAAAGAACCAAAAAAACTAAAACTTCTGCTCGGTGCTCTTCTTTTCTCCAAAGAATTCTCTGAAATTTTTGGAAATCTCTGGAAAACAAATTTATATGATACCTCGCTCGAGGCCATTCGTTACTTTCAGGAAATCGGAGAAATCAGAAAGGATTTAGATCCTAATCAAATCGTAAGAAATTCTTTTAGTTTAGGGGCAAGTTTACTCATTACTAAATTTGTTCTGGCCCCGAAATTGCCAATGGATCCAAAAGAAGAAGTCGAAACTCTTTTTGAAATTTTTTATCATGGAATTAAAAAGGACCAATAATCTTCGAATTTATTTTTTATTTTCTTTTCTCTTCTCTGTTTTTCTTTTTTGGAAGTAACAAGGTAACTTTTCCTTTAGTTAGCAAATTGTTGGCAAATTCTTCAATTCCTACTCCACTTCCTAAATAATAATCCAATCTGCCCTCACCTGAGATAGCATTTCCGCGGTCGTGAACAAACACCAAACGATCGTTTGTTTGCACATGACTCGACTCAAAAGATAGAAGGATAGGAAATCCTAAGGGAATTTGTTTGTCCATGGCAACGGAACGAAAGGGAACCAAGCGAATTCCAGCACTTCCCAATGGCCCAAGGTCCTCTTCCGTAATTTTATGTGTTTCTTTCTCAAAAAATATATATCTTGGGTTTTTAAAAATTGCTTCCGTCACTTCTTTCGGTTTTGTTTGGATACAATTGGATAAGTGGTATGGTTTTAAACTAGGACAGATTCCTTTCAGATAAACGGAAGGACTAATATAATTTTGACCATTGTCTGCTGCATAATTGATCCGAAAGGATTCGTTTGTTTCTGTTTGAACCAAAGCTGATCCTTCCAATTGTGCTAAATGCAAATCGGTCAAACGTAAAAATACAATTGGTTTTGAATATTTTTCCCAAATAGATTTTTCTTTCCATCGCTCTCGAAGAAAGTGAATAGGATTTTCTGAAGTTATATTATTTGGATTCGATACGGGTGGAGATAAAGCTGGATATTGATATTCACCTTCAGGTTTCGTTCTTCCATGAATTCGTACTTCATAATATCCTGTTATAGTTGGTGATCCCGCAGAAGGACTTAAGTCTTTTAGTTCAAATCGTTTTTTAAGTAGGCTCTCGTCTACCACCAAAGAAGATAAATCCATTATTTTTTTCAGTTCCAATAACGATTCCACCATCTCCGATTTTGAATACGTAACCTCACCCAAACGAATTTTTGTATTTGCTGGCATTCTTTCAAAATACCGAACGGACTCAGTGAGGGCCGTCTGAAAATTGCTGGCGTTCTGGGAATCGGAGAGAATCTGTTTCTGATCTTTGATTTGGGTTGGTTCAGAAAGAAGTGGTTTCCAACCAATAAAGAAGCAGAGAAGTAAAAATAAGGATAGGTTTTGGATCTGTCTCCATTTGAAATGACAGGGATTTTTGCCAATTGGAACCAAGAAAATATAGAAGGCTGTTTTCCTCATCTGGCGAAGCTCCCTAGAAAGCAAATCACCCAGGAACAGTTGCCCGAAAGGAAAGTCACTTACCTGAGCCAAAGTTTTTACCTTATGTCTCATAAGAAAGTCGCTGTCCAATCATTTTTCCCAATTCCCCTTGACTTCCATGAGGGTACCAAAAACCTTTCAAAAGACCTCATATTTTTGCGATCATATATAGATAAATTAGGTGTTTCATGAAACGTACGTACCAACCGAGTAATATTAAACGCGTGAGAACTCACGGATTCCGAACTAGAATGGCTACCCCAGGTGGAAGAAATGTGATAGCCTCCAGAAGAAGAAAAGGACGCGCTAAATTGACTGTTTCCGACGAAAAAATCGGGAGAAAGTTCTAATTTAGGAGCTTCCTTCGGAGACTCTTCACGACCCAACCAGAATCCAGGAACTCTTTCGTCAGAATCGTAAAATGGGCAGGCCACCGATGCGATGGCTTGTTCGAAAAAACGGCCTTCCTTTTGCCAGTTTTTTATTTTGTCCCGATAAAACTCACAAAACAGCCGTTGAACGCAACCGTTCGAAACGAATCCTGAGAGAACTGGTTCGGAAACATCTTCCTGCTTTTCCAATAGGATACGATTACGCTCTATTGGCGCAGGTAGGATTTGCGAAGTTATCTAAGGAAGACCGAGAGGTTTTTTTCCTTTCGGTTCTAAAACAATTCCCATGAATCGGCTGTTTTTGGTTCTTATTTACCTCTACAAAAAACTGCTGTCCCCCCTATTGCCTCCGGCTTGCCGATTTACCCCAAGTTGTTCTGAATACGCCAAAGAAGCCTTTGAGACCTACCCATGGTACAAAGCGTTTGTTCTGAGTGTTGTTCGAATTTCTAAATGCCACCCCTATCACGAAGGCGGGCATGACCCATTACCGAAATCCTTTAACAAGAGTTAACTTATGCAAAATGATTCCACTAACAGACAAAGTCGTTTATTCCTCGCGCTATTCTTAAGTTTAGCAGTATGGATGGGTATAAACTATTTCTTCTTTCCCCCACAAACACCAAAACCAAAAGTCGTAGACGAAGTTTCGAAAGAAAACTCAGACAAAGAGACAAAGGCAGGGAATCCTGCGGATCCAAAAGCAGAACTAAAAAAACCAACCACAGAAACCACTAAGTTAAATCCTGTAAAAACAGAAGATGTAAAAACGTTTTCTCTAAAAACAGATTCCTTCCTGGTACATTTTTCTA
Above is a window of Leptospira wolbachii serovar Codice str. CDC DNA encoding:
- a CDS encoding TetR/AcrR family transcriptional regulator, translating into MKLTLKLLQNEFSAYENPQSEKEQDIVMAAEDVFAEFGFAGATTAELAKRAGVTERTLFKYFLSKFDLYKRILSGLLLSTIVPGHMSDLKERLQSLKPNFKDWYISILKARWEAVSKEPKKLKLLLGALLFSKEFSEIFGNLWKTNLYDTSLEAIRYFQEIGEIRKDLDPNQIVRNSFSLGASLLITKFVLAPKLPMDPKEEVETLFEIFYHGIKKDQ
- the yidD gene encoding membrane protein insertion efficiency factor YidD, producing the protein MNRLFLVLIYLYKKLLSPLLPPACRFTPSCSEYAKEAFETYPWYKAFVLSVVRISKCHPYHEGGHDPLPKSFNKS
- a CDS encoding MltA domain-containing protein — encoded protein: MRKTAFYIFLVPIGKNPCHFKWRQIQNLSLFLLLCFFIGWKPLLSEPTQIKDQKQILSDSQNASNFQTALTESVRYFERMPANTKIRLGEVTYSKSEMVESLLELKKIMDLSSLVVDESLLKKRFELKDLSPSAGSPTITGYYEVRIHGRTKPEGEYQYPALSPPVSNPNNITSENPIHFLRERWKEKSIWEKYSKPIVFLRLTDLHLAQLEGSALVQTETNESFRINYAADNGQNYISPSVYLKGICPSLKPYHLSNCIQTKPKEVTEAIFKNPRYIFFEKETHKITEEDLGPLGSAGIRLVPFRSVAMDKQIPLGFPILLSFESSHVQTNDRLVFVHDRGNAISGEGRLDYYLGSGVGIEEFANNLLTKGKVTLLLPKKKNREEKRK
- the rpmH gene encoding 50S ribosomal protein L34 — its product is MKRTYQPSNIKRVRTHGFRTRMATPGGRNVIASRRRKGRAKLTVSDEKIGRKF
- a CDS encoding cation diffusion facilitator family transporter, translating into MGQGHNHSNHDHHSHDHHHHTSSSSKNLAWAFALNLSFSLLELVGGIFSNSIAIISDAFHDFGDALSLALVWYLQKVSTKPKDNYFDYGYKRFSILGALIISVILSVGSIFMIIESIKRFITPEETKADIMFVLAIVGVVVNGAAMIRLNHGKSLTEKAVFLHFLEDILGWVAVLIGSIVMMYFTFPWFDPLLSLAIALWILWNAYGNIKQVMVVMLQAVPESIDRRDLIDKWEKIKGIHSVHDIKIWSLDGNHHVASLHVLIDKTVKLNEFQKVKERIRKVALDFEIIHTTIELETDAEACKLHSE
- a CDS encoding DAPG hydrolase family protein, with the protein product MKKVKLGLLPKLQIHWNRKSVDSAESGREVLPDGRIKYWIRHDTLKGIHPRMLVWWFQHLEGDIEYEGGVYNRYHVWHPEDHVHVSYEKRKPDGSVGPGAELRIVEYLGRQKSYLVNVVSPIEKLDEDGFIHNPRLNGILPIARMEYSFKETAHGTRYENCLLVGWKGFSFKLMRPLFEFLFFDKKHGLAWIKHNIEEVGQFERFLPGLYRKENENIR